The DNA region ATGACGCGGAGCTCTTCCTCGGTGTAGCCGAAGGTCTGCTGGCGGCGGGTGACGGAGGCGTGCGTGTGCACGATGTGCTCCCGCTCTGGGAGGTCCTCCAGCTCGATCTCGCCGGTCTCCAGCCATTCCTGGTACGGGTTCTCGGCGGCGAGGGACGCCTTGATCTCGTCGTCCTCGATGATGCGGTGCTCGGCGGTGTCGACGAGGAACATCTTGCCGGGCTGGAGGCGGCCCTTGCGGACGACCTTCGCGGGGTCGATGTCCAGGACACCCACCTCGGAGGAGAGCACGACGAGACCGTCGTCGGTGACCCAGTAGCGGCCGGGGCGCAGACCGTTGCGGTCCAGGACCGCGCCGACCTGGGTGCCGTCGGTGAAGGTGACGCAGGCCGGGCCGTCCCAGGGCTCCATCATCGTGGAGTGGTACTGGTAGAAGGCGCGCCGGGTCGGGTCCATCGAGTCGTGGTTCTCCCACGCCTCGGGAACCATCATCAGCACCGAGTGCGGCAGCGAGCGGCCGCCGAGGTGGAGTAGCTCCAGGACCTCGTCGAAGGAGGCGGAGTCGGAGGCGTCGGGGGTGCAGACGGGGAAGATCCGGTCGAGCTGCTCCGTACCGAAGAGGGTGGACGCGAGCTGGGACTCGCGGGCCTTCATCCAGTTGCGGTTGCCCTTGACCGTGTTGATCTCGCCGTTGTGCGCGACGAAGCGGTACGGGTGGGCGAGCGGCCAGCTCGGGAAGGTGTTGGTGGAGAACCGCGAGTGGACCAGGGCGACCGCGGTGGCGCAGCGGCGGTCGGAGAGGTCCGGGAAGAACGGCTCCAGCTGCCCGGTGGTGAGCATGCCCTTGTAGACGATCGTGCGGGCGGAGAGCGAGGGGAAGTACACCCCGGCCTCCCGCTCGGCGCGCTTGCGCAGCACGAAGGCCTTGCGGTCGAGGGCGATGCCGGTGTTCTCGCCGTCCGCGACGAAGAGCTGGCGGAACTCGGGCATGGTGGTGCGGGCGCCGTTGCCGAGGATGCCGGGGGTGACGGGGACCTGGCGCCAGCCGAGGACCTTGAGGCCCTCCTCCGTGGAGATCTTCTCCAGCTTGCGGACGGCCTCGGTGGAGTCGTCGGCGGGCAGGAAGGCGATTCCGACGGCGTAGGCGCCGGCCTCGGGGAGGTCGAAGGCGGCCTCTTCGCGCAGGAAGGCGTCCGGAACCTGGAGGAGGATCCCGGCGCCGTCGCCGGAGTCCGGCTCGGATCCGGTGGCACCGCGGTGTTCGAGATTGCGCAGTACGGTCAGCGCCTGCTCGACCAGCTCATGGCTGGCCACACCGGTCAGAGTGGCCACGAACCCGACACCGCAGGCGTCGTGCTCGTTACGGGGGTCGTACATCCCCTGCTGGGCGGGGCGACCGTCCATGGGCGACCAGGCGTCGGAACGCATTGGCTCTCCCGTCGTCGTCGTGGCATATGCAGTGCCGAGGGACGACGTTGGCCCTCTGCGAAATTTCGTGCAGGTTACATGATGGGGCGCTTCTCAAGAAGCGGATAGTTCGTTCCAACATACGGACACCGCCCGAGGCGGTGGGGTGGGTCGCAGTCGGAGATCGGCGCCCGAGGGGGACCGCAGAGAGCAGGCGTCGTTGCCTGCGGTGTCTACGGCTTGCCCGGTGGCAAAGGAAATGAAACCGCCGGGTAACGGCTACTTATGTGTAGCCCTGCATAGGGACTCATTTTACGCCCGCGGGAACCGTTCCGCCCAGTGGCAGCCACCAAGACGTACGTCACACGGATGGCGGACACGTTACGGGCAGGCGCCCCCGCCCGCGGGTGCACCTGCCCGGACCTTCGAACCTGCGGACCCTCGAATGGGGTCAGCTCCCGACGGCCACGCCGAACAGCGTGCCCAGACCGTAGGTGATGGCCGCCGCGGCCCCGCCCAGCACCAGCTGACGCAGCCCGCTGTACAGCCAGCTGCGGGCCGTCACCCTGGCCACCACCGCACCGCAGGCGAACAGCCCGGCCAGCGCGAGCAGCACGGCCGGCCACAGCGCGCTCGCGCCGAGCAGATACGGCAGCACGGGCAGCAGGGCACCCAGCGCGAACGCGCCGAACGACGAGACCGCGGCGACGAGCGGCGAGGGCAGATCGCCCGGGTCGATGCCCAGCTCCTCGCGGGCGTGTATCTCCAGGGCCTGCTCCGGGTCGCGCGAGAGCTGCCGCGCCACCTCACGGGCGAGCCCGGGCTCGACGCCGCGGGACTCGTAGAGTTCGGCGAGCTCCCGCTCCTCGTCCTTGGGGTGCTTGCGCAACTCCCGCCGCTCCACGTCGAGTTCGGCCTCGACGAGCTCCCGCTGCGAGGCCACGGAGGTGTATTCGCCGGCCGCCATGGAGAACGCACCGGCGGCCAGACCCGCCAGACCGGTGATCACGATCGTCTGCTGGGAGACCGAACCGCCCGCGACACCGGTCATCAGCGCGAGGTTGGAGACCAGCCCGTCCATGGCACCGAACACCGCCGGACGCAGCCAGCCGCCGTTCACATCACGGTGGGTGTGGTTGTCGCGGTGTGCCTCGTGCAGTACGGCGTCGGTCTCGATGATGGACACAGCTCTCCCCTTCTCCGGCAGCGGAATCCACTCGCTCCGCCCCCGCTCGACACCATCGAAAGTACGCACGAAAAACGGTCCCCGCCAGCAAGGCAGGCCGTACTTACCACCCTCCGTGAGGAAGTAAGTACGGCCTGCCTTCCTGCTTCTGACCCGTCATCCGACTGGCCCTTTTGTTGCGACTGTCGGCCTTTGTCGGGGCTCCGCGTGGGACAGATCGAGGAGTACGAGAACTGGCTCGGTGCGAGCGAAGGGTCGGCGCGATGGAGTTGATCGCAGGAAATCCGGCAGAGCCGCGGACCGGCGGCGCGGAAACCGGGGTGCCTGGCGGCGCGGGCCGGGGCGAGGTGCCCTGGGGAAGCCTGGTCGACCGGGCCCGCGGCTCCCTGCTCGGTCTCGCCGTCGGGGACGCGCTGGGGGCACCGGCGGAGAATCTGCGGCCGTCCGAGATCCGGCGCCGCTGGGGCCGGATCGAGGGCTTCGTGAGCGACGACCCCGCGGGCACCGACGACACCGAGTACGCGATCTTCTCCGGGCTGCTGCTCGCCCGGCACGGTTCCGCGCTGACCGTCACCCATGTGGAGCGGGCCTGGCATCTGTGGATCGCCGATCTCGACGAGGGGCCGTTCCGCGGTGCCGGGTTCAGCGAGCGGGGAACGCTGGAGAATCTGCGCCGGGGGCTCGCCGCCCCGATCTCCGCCCAGCACCGGCACGCCTGGAGCGACGGCCTGGCGATGCGGGCGGCGCCGTTCGGTGTCTTCGCGGCCGGCCGGCCGGACGAGGCGGCGCGGCTGGTCGCGGTGGACGGGCGGGTCAGCCATGACGGGGAAGGCATCTACGGCGGCCAGGCGGTGGCGGCCGGGGTGGCCGCCGCGATGGTAGGAGCCGGGGTCGCGTCGGTGATCGCCGCCGCGCTGTCGGTCGTCCCGATGGACTCCTGGACGGCGCGTTCGCTGCGGCGCGCGGTGGCGGCCGCGCAGCGCGGCTACCCCGACCGGCTCACCATGGAGCGCGCGGTGCGCTCCGCGGTGGTGGTCGGCGGCTACCCGTGGACGGACCTGGCACCCGAGGCGGTGGGCCTGGCCTTCGGCGCGTTCGCGGCGGCGCGCGGCGACTTCCGTACGGCGGTGCTGACGGCGGTCAACATGGGCCGCGACGCGGACACCACGGCGGCGGTGGCCGGGGCCCTGGCCGGCGCCCTGCACGGGGCGTCCGCGATTCCGCGGCGCTGGGGGGACGCCATCGGCCCGGTCCGGGGCAGCTGCCTGCCGACGATGCGGGGACACCACGTCCTGGACATCGCGGAGTTGCTCACTCCGGACGAGACGGACGACGCGGGCCGGGCGGGCAAGGTGCACACGCCGCACGCGGACGTCACAACGCGCGACGGCGACGACGAGGGCCCGGCCCGGCACCGTTCGCACACAGATGCGGACGCGCGGCACACGCCGCCCGCGGACGCGGCGGCCCAGCGCCCTTCGCCTACGGACGCGGGCGCACGACACGCACCGCCCGCGGACGCGGGCGAGACCCGGAACGATCCCCGTACGGAGGCCGACACGCCCCCGCGCGACACCCCCCGCACCCCCGCCTCCCCCGCCGCCCGTCTCCGTACCCGTCCCGCCGTCGGGCACCGGGCCCGGATCGAGGGGCTGTTGCTCGGACTCGCCTCCGGGGACGCCGCCGGATGGCCCGCCGCACGGCACCGGGCGGCCCGGATGCCCGAGTGGACCCGGCGTCTCACCCGGGAGCTCGACACCTTCGCCGAGCAGAACGCCACCACCACGCTGCCCGTCCCCATCGCGCTCAACCAGCCGCCCGAACCGTTGCGGCTGGGGCCCTCCGACGACGCCGAATGGGCGGCCTTCGCCGCCGGGACCGTACTCACATCGGCGGCCGGTCCGCTGCACGGGCTCTCCTCCGAACGCCGGATGCGGGCCGCCGTCGACGTCGCCTGGAACGCCCTGGCCGCCGAGGTCGCCGCGGCTGCCGCCCGTGCCCCCGAGGTCGAGTCCGCGGTGCTCCCGCTGCGTGCCCGGATCTCGGTACGGGCCGGGCTCGGCAATCTCGCCGCCGGGCTGCGCCCGCCCGCCACCGGCCACGACAACCCGCACTACTTCGACGACGCGGCCTGCGTACGGGCCGCCGTGCTCGCCGTCGCACACCCCGCGGACCCGGCCGCCGCCGCCGACCTCGCCGAGTTCGACGCCCGCTACACGCAGGACGGCGACGGGGTGCACGGTGCCCGCGCGATGGCGGCGGCGATCGCCGAGGCGCTGGGCGGCGCGGACGTGGACACCGCGGTCAACGCCGCGCTCGCACAGCTCCCCGACGGCACGGAGATCGCCCGCAACGCCGCCCACGCCGTCCGGATCGCCCGTGACTTCGTCGGAGAGGCGGCGGGCGCCTTCGCCCTCGTACCGGTGCTGGAGCATCAGATCGTCGACCATGTCTACAGCTACGGGATCGCCGCCGCCGAGACCGTCCCGGTCGCCCTCGCCCTGGCCACCGCCGCCCGCGGGCAGATCGCCCAGGCCGTACCCGCGGCGGCGTGCCTGTCGCGGGTGGCCGACTCGGCGCCCGCCCTGGCCGGCGCGCTGACCGGTGCGCTCGGCGGTATCGGCGCCGTCCCGGACGGCTGGCGCGAGGCCTGCCGCACCCTCGCGGGCTGTGCGCTGCCCCGCCTCGCGGGGACCGATCTCATCGAACTCGCCGGGCTGCTGGCAGACACGGAACCGAAGCCCATGGGTGGACAATCCGGACATGACATCCATGACGCCCACGCTGTCCGGGGCCGGACCCACGACACTCACACTCGATGAACGGATCACGGGCGCACTCGTCGGCGCCGCGGTCGGCGACGCCCTCGGCGGTCCGGTGGAGGGCCGGTCCCCCGAGCAGATCGTGGCCCGCCACGGCGGGCGGATCGACGGCATCGTGGGCCCGTGGGACGGCCAGAACTGGCGCACCGCGCGCCCCATCGCCCCGTATCACAAGGGCGACGGGCACATCACCGACGACACCTTGATGACCCATGCGCTGGTGCGGGTGTACGGCGCCGTGCGCGACCATCTCGACGCCTACGCGGTCGCCGGTCATCTCGTGCCCGAGCTGATCGCCACCCCCCGCTGGATCCCGGAGCTGGAGGCCGAGGCACTGCCGCTCCAGCGGATCTTCCTCGCCGAGAAGTGGATCGTCGCCCGGCTGCACTACGGCCATGTCGATCCGCGCGAGGCGGGCACCGGGAACATCGTCAACTGCGGTGCGGCGATGTACATGGCCCCGGTCGGCCTGGTCAACGCCGCCCACCCGGAGGCCGCGTACGCCGAGGCGCTGGATGTCGCCGGTGCCCACCAGTCGAGTTACGGAAGGGAGGCGGCCGGGGTCTTCGCGGCGGCCGTCGCCGCCGCCTGCGCTCCGGGCGCGACACCCTCCGGCGTCGTCGACACCTGTCTGTCGCTCGCCAGGGACGGCACCCGGTCGGCGATCGAGGCGGTCTGCGAAGTGGCCGCCCGGTACAGCGACTTCGAGTCGGCGCTGACCCCGCTGCGTACCGCCGTCGCCCCCTTCGACACGGTCGGCCCCGACTACCGCGCCCCGTCCCTCGGCGCGCGCAGGCCGTCCCGGCTGCATGCCATCGAGGAGCTCCCGATCGCGCTCGGGATGCTGCTCGTCGCGGACGGCGACTACCGGCACGCGGTCCTCGGCTCGGTCAACTACGGCCGGGACTGCGACTCGATCGCCACGATGAGCGGCGCCGTCGCGGGGGCGCTCCACGGCGAACAGGCGATCCCCGCCGCCTGGGTGAAAACGGTCGCCGAGGCCAGCCGCCTCGATCTGCACGCACCCGCACGGACCCTGGCGGACATCGCCCGCGAGGTGTTCGTACGGGACACGGCCCGGCGCCGCGCGCACGAGTCGGCGTTCGCCGCACTGGCGGGCACGCCATGACCGTACGGGTGACATGGGTGCAGCCCGAGGACCTCGTCGGGCACGAGCTGCGCCAGGCGGCCGAGGACGGGCGGGACGCACGTGCCATCGCACGCCGGTGGTACGAGGCGGGCGGCGCCCCCGCCCCGGAGCGCGCGGGCGCGTCCAGCCCGCCGGCCCCGGAGCTGCGCGCGCTCGCCGAGCGGCTGCTCGATGAACTCGCCCTGCAGGACTCGCCGTTGGAGGTGGACGAGCCGACGGAGCTGGCCGCGATCCGGGCCGCGTGCCCGGACTGGCCGGCGCCCCGCACCGGTTCGCCGTCGGTGAGCCGGGACCGGCTGCACGCCGCCTGGCTGGGCCGGGCGGCCGGCTGCCTGCTCGGCAAGCCCGTCGAGAAGCTGCCGCTGGACGGCATCCGCGCCCTGGCCCGCGCCACCGGCAACTGGCCGCTCAACACGTGGTTCACCGCCGAGAACCTGCCCGCCCCACTGGCCGCCACCTACCCCTGGAACCGTCGCTCCGCGCCCAATTCGCTGGCCGAGAACATCGACGGCATGCCCGAGGACGACGACCTCAACTACCCCTTGCTCACTGTGGTGTTGCTCCAGCGGTACGGTCCGTCGTTCACCACCGGCGATCTCGCCGGGCTCTGGCTCGACGAGCTCCCGGCAGGCCGGACGTTCACCGCCGAGCGGGTCGCGTACCGCAATCTGCTGGACGGCATCGAGCCCCCGCACACCGCCAGGTACCGCAACCCGTTCCGGGAGTGGATCGGCGCGCAGATCCGGGCCGATGTGCATGGCTGGACCCATCCGGGCGACCCGGCGGCCGCGGCGGAACAGGCACATCGGGACGCCGTCCTCAGCCACACCGCCAACGGGGTGTACGGGGCGATGTTCACCGCCGCGGCGCTCGCCGAGGCGGCCGGGGGCGGGAGCGATGTGCACGGGTGTCTGGCCGCCGGGCTGCGCGTCGTCCCGCCGCGTTCACGGTTCGCGCACGCGGTGCTCTTCGGTGTCGCGGCGGCCCGCGGCGGCGCCGGTTTCGACGCGGTGGCCGACCGGCTGCACGCCGAGTACGGCGATTACCACTGGGTCCATGTGCTGC from Streptomyces sp. NBC_01591 includes:
- a CDS encoding VIT1/CCC1 transporter family protein, yielding MSIIETDAVLHEAHRDNHTHRDVNGGWLRPAVFGAMDGLVSNLALMTGVAGGSVSQQTIVITGLAGLAAGAFSMAAGEYTSVASQRELVEAELDVERRELRKHPKDEERELAELYESRGVEPGLAREVARQLSRDPEQALEIHAREELGIDPGDLPSPLVAAVSSFGAFALGALLPVLPYLLGASALWPAVLLALAGLFACGAVVARVTARSWLYSGLRQLVLGGAAAAITYGLGTLFGVAVGS
- a CDS encoding ADP-ribosylglycohydrolase family protein, with the translated sequence MTVRVTWVQPEDLVGHELRQAAEDGRDARAIARRWYEAGGAPAPERAGASSPPAPELRALAERLLDELALQDSPLEVDEPTELAAIRAACPDWPAPRTGSPSVSRDRLHAAWLGRAAGCLLGKPVEKLPLDGIRALARATGNWPLNTWFTAENLPAPLAATYPWNRRSAPNSLAENIDGMPEDDDLNYPLLTVVLLQRYGPSFTTGDLAGLWLDELPAGRTFTAERVAYRNLLDGIEPPHTARYRNPFREWIGAQIRADVHGWTHPGDPAAAAEQAHRDAVLSHTANGVYGAMFTAAALAEAAGGGSDVHGCLAAGLRVVPPRSRFAHAVLFGVAAARGGAGFDAVADRLHAEYGDYHWVHVLPNAALLAAALTHADGDFSHSICRAVSGGWDTDSNGATAGSLAGLLAGAPSLLPDRWTTPLKNRLASSVPGFDSIGFDELAEQTHRLTQKEALCP
- a CDS encoding ADP-ribosylglycohydrolase family protein; amino-acid sequence: MTSMTPTLSGAGPTTLTLDERITGALVGAAVGDALGGPVEGRSPEQIVARHGGRIDGIVGPWDGQNWRTARPIAPYHKGDGHITDDTLMTHALVRVYGAVRDHLDAYAVAGHLVPELIATPRWIPELEAEALPLQRIFLAEKWIVARLHYGHVDPREAGTGNIVNCGAAMYMAPVGLVNAAHPEAAYAEALDVAGAHQSSYGREAAGVFAAAVAAACAPGATPSGVVDTCLSLARDGTRSAIEAVCEVAARYSDFESALTPLRTAVAPFDTVGPDYRAPSLGARRPSRLHAIEELPIALGMLLVADGDYRHAVLGSVNYGRDCDSIATMSGAVAGALHGEQAIPAAWVKTVAEASRLDLHAPARTLADIAREVFVRDTARRRAHESAFAALAGTP
- a CDS encoding ADP-ribosylglycohydrolase family protein, whose product is MEGLLLGLASGDAAGWPAARHRAARMPEWTRRLTRELDTFAEQNATTTLPVPIALNQPPEPLRLGPSDDAEWAAFAAGTVLTSAAGPLHGLSSERRMRAAVDVAWNALAAEVAAAAARAPEVESAVLPLRARISVRAGLGNLAAGLRPPATGHDNPHYFDDAACVRAAVLAVAHPADPAAAADLAEFDARYTQDGDGVHGARAMAAAIAEALGGADVDTAVNAALAQLPDGTEIARNAAHAVRIARDFVGEAAGAFALVPVLEHQIVDHVYSYGIAAAETVPVALALATAARGQIAQAVPAAACLSRVADSAPALAGALTGALGGIGAVPDGWREACRTLAGCALPRLAGTDLIELAGLLADTEPKPMGGQSGHDIHDAHAVRGRTHDTHTR